Proteins encoded in a region of the Zea mays cultivar B73 chromosome 2, Zm-B73-REFERENCE-NAM-5.0, whole genome shotgun sequence genome:
- the LOC100273687 gene encoding putative protein kinase superfamily protein, whose protein sequence is MGCCFMFGKKAKQAVEGDEDLHSVKVFSYNDLRKATQDFSDANKIGEGGFGSVFRGVLKDGTLVAVKVLSATSRQGVREFLTELTAISDIKHANLVTLIGCCAEGSHRILVYNYLENNSLAQTLLGSRYSNIRFNWRARVKIAVGIACGLAFLHEEIRPHIIHRDIKASNILLDKDLTPKISDFGLARLLPPNATHVSTRVAGTLGYLAPEYAIRGQVTKKSDIYSYGVLLLEIVSGRCNTNTRLPSEDQFLLERTWALYEEGRLEDIIDIDIGDDLDVDEACRFMKIGLLCTQDAMARRPSMTNVVRMLSGEKRINVDQITRPAMITDFADLKISNKEQRPGETRSPTTTPTTKSFTTTEPFSSSETPTQSSM, encoded by the exons ATGGGTTGCTGCTTTATGTTCGGAAAGAAAGCTAAGCAGGCCGTTGAAGGCGATGAAG ATCTACATAGCGTCAAGGTGTTTTCTTACAACGACTTGAGGAAGGCTACACAAGATTTCAGTGACGCAAACAAGATTGGCGAGGGCGGTTTCGGTTCTGTCTTCCGG GGAGTGCTTAAAGATGGGACACTAGTGGCAGTGAAAGTTCTATCTGCTACTTCAAGGCAAGGCGTCCGCGAGTTTCTGACTGAACTTACAGCAATATCTGATATCAAGCATGCAAATCTCGTCACTCTTATCGGTTGCTGCGCTGAAGGCTCTCACAGAATCCTGGTTTACAATTACCTCGAGAACAACAGCCTTGCGCAGACATTGCTAG GATCCAGATACAGTAACATTCGGTTCAATTGGCGGGCTCGTGTCAAAATTGCAGTTGGCATTGCCTGTGGACTTGCGTTTCTCCATGAGGAAATCCGTCCTCACATTATCCATAGGGACATAAAGGCAAGCAACATTCTTCTTGACAAGGACCTGACCCCGAAAATTTCGGATTTCGGGTTGGCAAGGCTCCTACCACCCAACGCGACGCATGTGAGCACCCGAGTAGCAGGCACATT AGGatacttggctcctgaatacgcaATCCGTGGTCAAGTGACAAAGAAATCCGATATCTATAGTTATGGTGTTCTTCTTTTAGAAATTGTTAGTGGGAGATGCAACACCAACACAAGATTACCTAGTGAAGATCAATTCCTCCTTGAGAGG ACATGGGCACTCTATGAGGAAGGGCGTTTAGAAGACATCATAGATATTGACATCGGCGATGACCTGGATGTTGATGAGGCATGCAGGTTCATGAAGATTGGCCTGCTATGCACACAAGATGCGATGGCGCGTCGTCCCAGCATGACCAATGTCGTTCGGATGCTCTCAGGGGAGAAGAGAATCAACGTAGACCAGATCACTAGGCCTGCCATGATCACTGATTTTGCTGATCTCAAGATCAGCAACAAGGAGCAAAGACCAGGCGAGACACGCTCTCCCACGACAACTCCTACGACGAAATCATTCACCACCACCGAACCATTCTCGTCGTCAGAGACGCCCACGCAGTCATCCATGTGA
- the LOC100274214 gene encoding F-box/kelch-repeat protein At5g60570-like — protein MQAAGASRWPGSRWRRVSARQIMEELQDCNSRSLVALPGSLVLRLFRLFGQQDQSSWQKYILAYFLLVRNEYFSGESKKHSDVFCDISELDFFLYATDLDSEELELKEQKPITKAQSGGDSSGNRSNDCYFPGLHDDLSQDCLAWASRSDYPSLSCLNKRFNLLINSGYLYRLRRKYDIVEHWVYLACSLMPWEAFDPSRKRWMRLPRMPCDECFSCADKESLAVGTQLLVFGREYTGLAIWMYNLLTRSWSPCTPMNLPRCLFASGSSGEIAIVAGGCDKNGQVLRSAELYNSEIGHWETIPDMNLPRRLSSGFFMDGKFYVIGGVSSQRDSLTCGEEYNLETRTWRRILDMYPGGTSASQSPPLVAVVNNQLYAADQSTNVVKKYDKANNAWNILKPLPVRADSSNGWGLAFKACGDRLLVIGGHRGPRGEVILLHSWCPEGGEDGADWEVLSVKERAGVFVYNCAIMGC, from the exons ATGCAGGCGGCCGGCGCCAGCCGGTGGCCCGGATCTCGCTGGCGGCGCGTCTCGGCGAG ACAAATAATGGAAGAGTTACAAGATTGCAACTCAAGAAGCCTGGTTGCCCTTCCGGGCTCTTTGGTTCTGCGTCTCTTTAGGCTGTTTGGCCAGCAGGATCAGAGTTCATGGCAGAAGTACATACTAGCTTACTTTCTGTTGGTCAGGAATGAGTACTTCTCTGGGGAGTCGAAGAAACACTCAGATGTGTTCTGTGATATTTCAGAATTAGATTTCTTTCTATATGCTACAGATTTGGATAGTGAAGAACTTGAACTGAAGGAGCAGAAACCCATTACGAAGGCTCAATCAGGAGGTGATTCAAGTGGCAACAGATCGAATGATTGCTACTTCCCCGGCCTTCATGATGATCTGTCTCAAGACTGCCTTGCTTGGGCAAGCAGATCAGACTACCCTTCCCTTTCTTGTCTGAACAAAAGATTCAATTTGTTAATTAACAGTGGATATTTGTACAGACTGCGAAGGAAATATGACATTGTTGAGCACTGGGTCTATCTTGCTTGTAGCTTGATGCCCTGGGAAGCATTTGATCCTTCACGAAAGCGCTGGATGAGGCTACCGAGAATGCCATGCGACGAGTGCTTCTCCTGTGCAGACAAGGAATCACTTGCCGTCGGAACACAGCTGCTTGTCTTCGGCCGTGAATATACTGGCCTTGCTATTTGGATGTACAACTTACTGACTCGCAGTTGGTCCCCATGCACTCCAATGAATCTGCCCCGCTGCCTTTTTGCCTCGGGAAGCTCAGGTGAGATTGCTATTGTTGCTGGTGGATGTGATAAGAATGGacaggtgctgaggtctgctgaaTTGTACAATTCAGAGATTGGGCACTGGGAGACTATCCCAGACATGAACCTGCCCAGGCGGCTCTCTTCAGGTTTCTTCATGGATGGCAAGTTTTATGTCATTGGGGGCGTGTCCAGTCAGAGGGATTCATTAACTTGTGGAGAGGAATATAACCTTGAAACAAGGACCTGGAGAAGAATACTTGATATGTACCCTGGTGGAACCAGTGCATCTCAATCGCCTCCTCTTGTTGCTGTTGTGAATAACCAGCTCTACGCCGCTGACCAGTCGACAAATGTGGTCAAGAAGTATGACAAGGCAAACAATGCCTGGAACATACTGAAGCCATTGCCTGTTAGAGCTGACTCATCCAATGGTTGGGGTCTAGCTTTCAAAGCTTGTGGCGATCGATTGCTGGTAATCGGGGGCCATAGAGGACCTCGTGGCGAGGTAATATTGCTGCATTCCTGGTGCCCTGAAGGTGGGGAAGATGGTGCTGACTGGGAGGTTCTCTCGGTGAAGGAACGTGCAGGCGTCTTCGTTTACAACTGTGCAATAATGGGGTGCTGA
- the LOC100274214 gene encoding F-box/kelch-repeat protein At5g60570-like isoform X1, whose amino-acid sequence MEELQDCNSRSLVALPGSLVLRLFRLFGQQDQSSWQKYILAYFLLVRNEYFSGESKKHSDVFCDISELDFFLYATDLDSEELELKEQKPITKAQSGGDSSGNRSNDCYFPGLHDDLSQDCLAWASRSDYPSLSCLNKRFNLLINSGYLYRLRRKYDIVEHWVYLACSLMPWEAFDPSRKRWMRLPRMPCDECFSCADKESLAVGTQLLVFGREYTGLAIWMYNLLTRSWSPCTPMNLPRCLFASGSSGEIAIVAGGCDKNGQVLRSAELYNSEIGHWETIPDMNLPRRLSSGFFMDGKFYVIGGVSSQRDSLTCGEEYNLETRTWRRILDMYPGGTSASQSPPLVAVVNNQLYAADQSTNVVKKYDKANNAWNILKPLPVRADSSNGWGLAFKACGDRLLVIGGHRGPRGEVILLHSWCPEGGEDGADWEVLSVKERAGVFVYNCAIMGC is encoded by the coding sequence ATGGAAGAGTTACAAGATTGCAACTCAAGAAGCCTGGTTGCCCTTCCGGGCTCTTTGGTTCTGCGTCTCTTTAGGCTGTTTGGCCAGCAGGATCAGAGTTCATGGCAGAAGTACATACTAGCTTACTTTCTGTTGGTCAGGAATGAGTACTTCTCTGGGGAGTCGAAGAAACACTCAGATGTGTTCTGTGATATTTCAGAATTAGATTTCTTTCTATATGCTACAGATTTGGATAGTGAAGAACTTGAACTGAAGGAGCAGAAACCCATTACGAAGGCTCAATCAGGAGGTGATTCAAGTGGCAACAGATCGAATGATTGCTACTTCCCCGGCCTTCATGATGATCTGTCTCAAGACTGCCTTGCTTGGGCAAGCAGATCAGACTACCCTTCCCTTTCTTGTCTGAACAAAAGATTCAATTTGTTAATTAACAGTGGATATTTGTACAGACTGCGAAGGAAATATGACATTGTTGAGCACTGGGTCTATCTTGCTTGTAGCTTGATGCCCTGGGAAGCATTTGATCCTTCACGAAAGCGCTGGATGAGGCTACCGAGAATGCCATGCGACGAGTGCTTCTCCTGTGCAGACAAGGAATCACTTGCCGTCGGAACACAGCTGCTTGTCTTCGGCCGTGAATATACTGGCCTTGCTATTTGGATGTACAACTTACTGACTCGCAGTTGGTCCCCATGCACTCCAATGAATCTGCCCCGCTGCCTTTTTGCCTCGGGAAGCTCAGGTGAGATTGCTATTGTTGCTGGTGGATGTGATAAGAATGGacaggtgctgaggtctgctgaaTTGTACAATTCAGAGATTGGGCACTGGGAGACTATCCCAGACATGAACCTGCCCAGGCGGCTCTCTTCAGGTTTCTTCATGGATGGCAAGTTTTATGTCATTGGGGGCGTGTCCAGTCAGAGGGATTCATTAACTTGTGGAGAGGAATATAACCTTGAAACAAGGACCTGGAGAAGAATACTTGATATGTACCCTGGTGGAACCAGTGCATCTCAATCGCCTCCTCTTGTTGCTGTTGTGAATAACCAGCTCTACGCCGCTGACCAGTCGACAAATGTGGTCAAGAAGTATGACAAGGCAAACAATGCCTGGAACATACTGAAGCCATTGCCTGTTAGAGCTGACTCATCCAATGGTTGGGGTCTAGCTTTCAAAGCTTGTGGCGATCGATTGCTGGTAATCGGGGGCCATAGAGGACCTCGTGGCGAGGTAATATTGCTGCATTCCTGGTGCCCTGAAGGTGGGGAAGATGGTGCTGACTGGGAGGTTCTCTCGGTGAAGGAACGTGCAGGCGTCTTCGTTTACAACTGTGCAATAATGGGGTGCTGA